A window of the Streptomyces albireticuli genome harbors these coding sequences:
- a CDS encoding CsbD family protein, with product MSLAKKIRDKKQVLHGRIKQTLGRVTGSRRLRTEGRTDRAEGNLKQSGEKAKDAFKH from the coding sequence ATGAGCCTCGCGAAGAAAATCAGGGACAAGAAGCAGGTGCTCCACGGCAGGATCAAGCAGACCCTGGGCCGGGTCACCGGCAGCAGGCGGCTGCGGACCGAGGGGAGGACGGACCGGGCCGAGGGAAACCTGAAGCAGTCCGGCGAGAAGGCCAAGGACGCCTTCAAGCACTGA
- a CDS encoding FGGY-family carbohydrate kinase: MPDHQHPRPAPSLLIDPDAVHLGLDLGTQSVRAVAVDGTGRTIGAASRPLTGRRDGVRHEQDPEQWWTALADACREALSGIAPERVRGLAVDATSGTILLTDSHGTPLTPGLMYDDGRAHARTERVNTTGAAVWEASGYRSMQPSWALPKLLWLLEQQPLPTGARLLHQADLITWRLTGQQTAADASHALKTGYDLVGERWPEAELAALGVPPQLLPEVVRPGTVLGTVCADAARATGIPAGTPVVAGMTDGCAAQIGAGALTPGAWNSVLGTTLVLKGVSTRLVRDPAGVVYCHRGPGGTWLPGGASSSGAGVIARHFPGADLDALTREAAASGSTAVAYPLTGASGERFPFRAPQASPFVLGRPSGEAEHFHAFLLGVACVERLCFDYLDHLGAPVDGPVTFTGGGARNAYWSQLRADLLDRAVRLPERSGSATGMAVLAATASGATLEDAAAAMVRVRTELYPDPARTARLLPRYLDFVDELTRRGWLEPAVAAHARRKAEQ, from the coding sequence ATGCCTGATCACCAGCATCCGCGGCCCGCCCCCTCCCTCCTGATCGACCCCGACGCCGTCCACCTGGGCCTCGACCTCGGCACCCAGAGCGTCCGGGCCGTCGCCGTGGACGGCACCGGCCGGACGATCGGCGCCGCCTCCCGGCCGCTGACCGGCCGGCGCGACGGCGTACGCCACGAACAGGACCCCGAGCAGTGGTGGACGGCCCTCGCCGACGCCTGCCGCGAGGCCCTCTCCGGCATCGCCCCCGAACGGGTGCGCGGCCTCGCCGTCGACGCCACCTCCGGCACGATCCTGCTGACCGACAGCCACGGCACACCGCTCACCCCCGGCCTGATGTACGACGACGGGCGCGCCCATGCCCGCACCGAACGCGTCAACACCACCGGCGCCGCGGTGTGGGAAGCCTCCGGCTACCGCTCCATGCAGCCGTCCTGGGCCCTGCCCAAGCTCCTGTGGCTGCTGGAACAGCAACCGCTGCCCACCGGGGCCCGGCTGCTCCACCAGGCGGACCTGATCACCTGGCGGCTGACCGGACAGCAGACGGCCGCCGACGCCAGCCACGCCCTCAAGACCGGCTACGACCTCGTCGGGGAACGCTGGCCGGAGGCGGAACTGGCCGCGCTGGGCGTCCCGCCTCAGCTGCTGCCCGAGGTCGTACGCCCCGGCACCGTCCTCGGCACCGTGTGCGCCGACGCGGCGCGCGCCACCGGCATCCCCGCCGGCACCCCGGTCGTCGCGGGGATGACGGACGGCTGCGCCGCGCAGATCGGCGCGGGAGCACTCACACCCGGCGCCTGGAACTCCGTCCTGGGCACCACCCTCGTCCTCAAGGGCGTGAGCACCCGCCTGGTGCGGGACCCGGCGGGCGTCGTCTACTGCCACCGAGGGCCCGGCGGTACGTGGCTGCCCGGCGGGGCGTCCAGCAGCGGCGCCGGGGTGATCGCCCGGCACTTCCCCGGAGCCGACCTCGACGCCCTCACCCGGGAGGCCGCCGCCTCCGGTTCGACCGCTGTGGCGTACCCGCTGACCGGCGCGAGCGGGGAACGCTTCCCCTTCCGCGCCCCACAAGCGAGCCCCTTCGTCCTCGGCCGGCCTTCCGGTGAAGCCGAGCACTTCCACGCCTTCCTCCTCGGCGTGGCCTGCGTGGAGCGGCTCTGCTTCGACTACCTGGACCACCTCGGCGCCCCCGTCGACGGCCCCGTCACCTTCACCGGCGGCGGCGCCCGCAACGCCTACTGGTCGCAGCTGCGCGCGGACCTCCTGGACCGCGCCGTCCGGCTGCCCGAGCGATCCGGCAGCGCCACCGGCATGGCGGTGCTCGCCGCGACCGCCTCGGGCGCCACGCTGGAGGACGCGGCGGCCGCCATGGTCCGGGTGCGCACCGAGCTGTACCCCGACCCGGCGCGCACCGCCCGCCTGCTTCCCCGCTACCTCGACTTCGTCGACGAACTGACCCGCCGCGGCTGGCTGGAGCCGGCCGTGGCGGCGCACGCCCGCAGAAAGGCCGAGCAGTGA
- a CDS encoding 2-hydroxyacid dehydrogenase — protein sequence MTTTVLAAGDHFVLPRLLTEELRAAAPETPLDVRELTLPWPHTPFGQVADVDEASGTEDELIEALRGARVCVTQMAPLTERVLRACPDLELFCISRGGPVNANLAAATRHGVAVSYAPGRNATATAEHTLALLLAAARGIGDVHTDLKRGTWRGDYYDYDACGIEIEGCVVGLVGFGAIGSRVARVLVAMGARVLVHDPYVPAEALAGLAEQVTLEELLRRSRIVSLHARVTDETRGMIGHAQLAAMPRGSVLVNCARGALVDYDAVCDALDSGHLAGAGFDVFPAEPVPAGARLLSAPGVVLTPHIAGGSRQVAHKAARIVAAEVARFLDGRPLAHCANPEVRAG from the coding sequence GTGACCACCACCGTCCTTGCCGCGGGCGACCACTTCGTCCTCCCCCGCCTGCTGACCGAGGAACTCCGCGCCGCCGCGCCCGAGACCCCGCTCGACGTCCGCGAGCTGACCCTGCCCTGGCCGCACACCCCCTTCGGGCAGGTCGCCGACGTCGACGAGGCGTCGGGCACGGAGGACGAGCTCATCGAGGCGCTGCGTGGGGCACGCGTGTGCGTCACTCAAATGGCACCGCTGACGGAACGGGTCCTGCGGGCCTGCCCCGACCTGGAGCTGTTCTGCATAAGCCGCGGCGGCCCGGTCAACGCCAACCTGGCCGCCGCCACCCGCCACGGCGTCGCCGTCAGCTACGCCCCCGGCCGCAACGCCACCGCCACCGCCGAACACACCCTCGCCCTGCTGCTCGCCGCCGCCCGCGGCATAGGCGACGTCCACACCGACCTCAAGCGGGGCACGTGGCGCGGCGACTACTACGACTACGACGCCTGCGGCATCGAGATAGAAGGCTGCGTCGTCGGGCTGGTCGGCTTCGGAGCCATCGGCTCGCGCGTGGCCCGCGTGCTGGTCGCCATGGGCGCGCGCGTCCTGGTGCACGACCCGTACGTGCCGGCGGAGGCGCTCGCCGGCCTGGCCGAGCAGGTCACCCTGGAGGAGCTGCTGCGCCGCTCCCGCATCGTCTCCCTGCACGCGCGCGTGACGGACGAGACCCGGGGCATGATCGGCCACGCACAGCTCGCGGCCATGCCGCGCGGCTCCGTCCTCGTCAACTGCGCACGCGGCGCCCTGGTCGACTACGACGCCGTCTGCGACGCCCTGGACTCCGGTCACCTGGCGGGCGCCGGGTTCGACGTCTTCCCCGCCGAACCGGTACCGGCCGGTGCCCGCCTGCTGTCCGCACCGGGCGTGGTGCTCACCCCGCACATCGCGGGCGGCAGCCGGCAGGTCGCGCACAAGGCGGCCCGGATCGTCGCCGCGGAGGTCGCGCGCTTCCTCGACGGCAGGCCCTTGGCTCACTGTGCCAATCCGGAGGTGAGGGCGGGCTGA
- a CDS encoding cutinase family protein, producing MRRGRIAAALTALLLTTGLSVVQESTAQAAAPCEGTYTIVVGGTGSSWNNDRFYGNIQQHVGYPTQIPNGASARAGVNELNRLVRDQRAACPGQHVKMAGYSLGAGVVHIWVTENWRTFDNVNAILISDPKRQGPPGANGGAVPFGGLIGAPLAGADRSFGNIPVKTICHWDYVCDESAGIWTYPNNHVKNYPEDFNMDHHNDSANEQWYNGAWYPW from the coding sequence ATGAGACGAGGGAGAATCGCGGCCGCGTTGACCGCTCTTCTGCTGACAACGGGGCTTTCCGTGGTTCAGGAGTCCACAGCGCAAGCGGCTGCTCCGTGCGAGGGCACCTACACGATCGTTGTCGGGGGCACGGGCAGCTCATGGAACAACGACCGCTTCTACGGCAACATCCAGCAGCATGTCGGGTACCCCACCCAGATTCCCAATGGTGCGAGCGCCCGGGCAGGCGTCAATGAGCTGAACCGGCTGGTCCGCGACCAGCGCGCCGCGTGCCCGGGCCAGCACGTCAAGATGGCCGGGTACTCCTTGGGCGCCGGGGTGGTCCACATCTGGGTCACCGAGAACTGGCGGACGTTCGACAACGTCAACGCCATTCTCATCTCGGACCCCAAGCGTCAGGGTCCTCCCGGAGCCAACGGTGGAGCCGTGCCGTTCGGTGGTCTCATAGGCGCTCCGCTCGCCGGCGCCGACAGGTCCTTCGGCAACATCCCGGTCAAGACGATCTGCCACTGGGACTACGTCTGCGACGAGTCCGCCGGCATTTGGACCTACCCGAACAACCACGTCAAGAACTACCCCGAGGATTTCAACATGGATCACCACAACGACAGCGCCAACGAGCAGTGGTACAACGGTGCCTGGTACCCCTGGTAG
- a CDS encoding lasso RiPP family leader peptide-containing protein: MDQQELYEPPVMVEVGDFADLTRGEALGSQYEGGFPPYEWYLGPS, encoded by the coding sequence ATGGATCAGCAGGAGTTGTACGAACCGCCGGTGATGGTGGAGGTCGGTGACTTCGCCGATCTCACGCGCGGCGAGGCCCTCGGGTCGCAGTACGAGGGCGGATTTCCTCCCTATGAGTGGTACCTGGGGCCCAGCTGA
- a CDS encoding FGGY-family carbohydrate kinase, with protein MSVLTIDVGTSVIKSVVFDDQGQEIAVSRVATEVLRPGPGRAEQDMDAVWDGVVRTVRGALSRLGPDAGSVWLVSLTAQGDGCWLVDGRGRPTGPAVLWSDGRAGGLLRRWEAEGVLEEAYRRNGSLTCGGMPNALISWLAEHDPERLERSATALTAAGWLFLKLTGVTAIDESDASAPFLDHSTGDYDPRIVELFGLTWARRLLPRVLGEDERIAEITTRTAGELGLPAGLPVVMAPYDIAATARGAGVVDPGQACGILGTTLCTEIVTRDVDTAGEPCGINIAYGGRERVLRAFPTLSGTEVLDWAARTLGVEGPAALGELAFGTGPGAGGLAFLPYLSPAGERAPFLDPRARGTFWGLSLEHTPAHLARAVFEGLSLVVRDCLRASRTEVRELRLCGGGSASDAWCRLIADVTGVPTARSTDTELGAKGAFLTGLVLTGAEPSMRDAAAKYVRMRAGWDPDPRRSAFYDELYASFLTWRDAARSLGWSPAAAPTHVPAQTSAPAPVGNATHA; from the coding sequence ATGTCGGTTCTCACCATCGACGTCGGCACGTCGGTGATCAAGTCGGTCGTCTTCGACGACCAAGGCCAGGAGATCGCGGTCTCGCGCGTCGCCACCGAGGTTCTGCGGCCCGGCCCCGGCCGGGCGGAGCAGGACATGGACGCGGTGTGGGACGGCGTGGTCCGCACCGTGCGCGGCGCCCTGTCCCGGCTCGGCCCGGACGCCGGCTCCGTGTGGCTCGTGAGCCTCACCGCGCAGGGCGACGGCTGCTGGCTGGTCGACGGCCGGGGCCGCCCCACCGGGCCGGCGGTCCTGTGGTCCGACGGCCGCGCCGGCGGTCTGCTGCGGCGCTGGGAGGCCGAGGGCGTCCTGGAGGAGGCGTACCGGCGCAACGGCTCCCTCACGTGCGGCGGCATGCCCAACGCGCTCATCAGCTGGCTCGCGGAGCACGACCCGGAGCGGCTGGAGCGCTCCGCGACGGCCCTGACCGCGGCCGGCTGGCTGTTCCTCAAGCTCACCGGCGTCACCGCGATCGACGAGTCCGACGCGTCCGCGCCCTTCCTCGACCACTCCACCGGCGACTACGACCCGCGCATCGTGGAGCTGTTCGGCCTCACCTGGGCCCGCCGCCTCCTGCCGCGCGTCCTGGGCGAGGACGAACGCATCGCCGAGATCACCACGCGTACGGCCGGTGAACTGGGCCTGCCCGCCGGGCTGCCCGTGGTCATGGCCCCCTACGACATCGCCGCGACCGCCCGCGGCGCCGGCGTGGTCGACCCGGGCCAGGCCTGCGGCATCCTCGGCACCACCTTGTGCACCGAGATCGTCACCCGCGACGTCGACACCGCGGGCGAGCCCTGCGGGATCAACATCGCCTACGGGGGCCGCGAGCGCGTCCTGCGCGCGTTCCCCACCTTGTCGGGCACGGAGGTCCTGGACTGGGCCGCCCGGACCCTCGGCGTCGAGGGCCCCGCCGCGCTCGGTGAGCTGGCCTTCGGCACCGGGCCGGGCGCCGGAGGCCTCGCCTTCCTGCCGTACCTCTCCCCCGCCGGGGAACGCGCCCCCTTCCTCGACCCGCGCGCCCGCGGCACCTTCTGGGGCCTGTCGCTGGAGCACACCCCCGCCCACCTAGCCCGCGCCGTGTTCGAGGGCCTGTCGCTGGTGGTGCGCGACTGCCTGCGGGCCTCCCGCACCGAGGTCCGCGAACTGCGCCTGTGCGGCGGCGGATCGGCCAGCGACGCCTGGTGCCGCCTGATCGCCGACGTCACCGGGGTGCCCACGGCCCGCAGCACCGACACCGAACTCGGCGCCAAGGGCGCGTTCCTGACCGGCCTGGTGCTCACCGGGGCCGAGCCCAGCATGCGCGACGCGGCGGCGAAGTACGTCCGGATGCGCGCCGGCTGGGATCCCGACCCGCGGCGGAGCGCCTTCTACGACGAGCTCTACGCCTCCTTCCTCACCTGGCGCGACGCCGCCCGCTCCCTCGGCTGGTCGCCCGCCGCCGCACCCACGCACGTACCCGCCCAGACGTCGGCACCCGCACCCGTAGGGAACGCCACCCATGCCTGA
- a CDS encoding STAS domain-containing protein, whose product MVRGSLDLSGVPVLRERLLRVSHSPGSRLVLDLSGVTSCDALGLGLLVATARQARRSGGDLCLLAPCPAVARALKASGLSRLLPALPGTEGQPGAGADDGLVPHLGDHRQKSGRISGRTEPPGSFREEHPPEAA is encoded by the coding sequence ATGGTCCGTGGAAGCCTGGACCTTTCCGGAGTTCCGGTGCTGCGCGAGCGTCTCCTGCGCGTATCCCACAGCCCCGGAAGCCGGCTGGTCCTCGACCTGTCCGGCGTCACCTCCTGTGACGCCCTGGGCCTTGGACTGCTCGTCGCCACCGCCCGCCAAGCCCGGCGCTCCGGCGGCGACCTCTGCCTGCTCGCGCCATGTCCCGCTGTCGCCCGGGCGCTCAAAGCCAGTGGGCTGAGCAGGCTGCTCCCAGCCCTTCCCGGTACTGAGGGGCAGCCCGGTGCCGGAGCGGACGACGGACTCGTCCCGCACCTGGGTGATCACAGACAGAAGAGCGGCCGCATCAGCGGCCGCACTGAACCCCCGGGAAGCTTCCGCGAAGAGCACCCGCCGGAAGCCGCCTGA
- a CDS encoding hydrophobic protein produces MIFLLVLLLLALVLFGFGFVVPLLWIAAAVVLIVWILGFARHRRGHRGRGRRYAGSRR; encoded by the coding sequence ATGATCTTTTTGCTCGTCCTTCTCCTGCTGGCCCTGGTCCTGTTCGGGTTCGGCTTCGTCGTGCCCCTGCTGTGGATCGCTGCGGCCGTCGTGCTGATCGTCTGGATCCTGGGTTTCGCCCGCCACCGTCGAGGCCACCGGGGCCGTGGACGCCGGTACGCCGGGAGCCGCAGGTAA
- a CDS encoding glycosyltransferase: protein MTVAWITASFPPEVSGISLGNVERARWFASQQDVRLCLLVPELTDGSTRVTTGAQGLELFSYAAKPWLPYPMLRVPRRAALAQIDSALEKIAPDLVVVIDPERSFVFGSWGLPGHAYARRHGVPYVAQYQGDHFNFARSYPVWRHLATSLFPPVMRYVYRHFDTAICATPYAADTLGGLSDVRIEQVPFDSVDVDSFSADCADPAVLSKLAPRYDGRGKRVLYLGRLAREKRLDLVIEAFLKLSTTPGNEDLSLFIAGEGPPDITAQIAKLAAASPRIHLLGFVRGADRSALYASCDAFCTACPYETFGCTVVEAMASGIPVVNPSSGGITSILSDGHNAYLFEPDNPVALLRSLRAALDDNGHVTAQARIDADQFTIERCCKHLLSSYQRLAAVTTGKREKCVHCR from the coding sequence ATGACCGTCGCCTGGATCACCGCGAGCTTTCCGCCTGAGGTCAGCGGAATCTCGCTGGGAAATGTGGAGCGAGCCCGGTGGTTCGCCTCGCAGCAGGACGTGCGTCTATGCCTGCTGGTTCCCGAACTCACCGACGGCAGCACCCGGGTCACGACGGGCGCGCAGGGTTTGGAGCTGTTCTCCTACGCCGCCAAGCCGTGGCTGCCCTATCCGATGCTGCGCGTCCCGCGCCGAGCCGCGCTCGCGCAGATCGACAGCGCACTGGAGAAGATCGCGCCGGACCTGGTGGTCGTCATCGACCCTGAACGATCCTTCGTATTCGGATCGTGGGGGTTGCCGGGGCACGCTTACGCACGACGGCACGGCGTGCCTTATGTGGCCCAGTATCAAGGCGACCATTTCAACTTCGCCCGTAGCTACCCGGTCTGGCGCCACCTGGCGACCTCGTTGTTCCCGCCCGTCATGCGTTACGTGTACCGCCACTTCGACACCGCCATTTGCGCGACCCCTTACGCCGCAGACACTCTGGGCGGCCTCAGCGACGTGCGGATCGAGCAAGTCCCCTTCGACAGCGTCGACGTCGACTCGTTCAGCGCCGACTGCGCCGACCCCGCCGTTCTCTCCAAGCTGGCACCTCGCTACGACGGCCGCGGCAAACGCGTGCTCTACCTGGGTCGGCTTGCCCGTGAAAAGCGTCTGGACCTTGTCATCGAGGCCTTTCTCAAGCTGAGCACCACCCCCGGCAACGAGGACCTCTCCCTCTTCATCGCCGGCGAAGGCCCGCCCGACATCACCGCCCAGATCGCCAAACTTGCCGCGGCCTCACCCCGGATCCACCTCCTGGGCTTCGTCCGCGGCGCCGACCGCAGCGCTCTCTACGCCTCCTGCGACGCGTTCTGCACAGCCTGCCCCTACGAGACCTTCGGTTGCACCGTCGTCGAAGCGATGGCCTCCGGGATCCCTGTGGTCAACCCCTCCAGCGGAGGCATCACCAGCATCCTCTCCGACGGCCATAACGCCTACCTCTTCGAACCCGACAACCCCGTCGCACTCCTCAGGTCCCTCCGCGCAGCTCTCGACGACAACGGTCACGTCACCGCCCAAGCACGCATTGACGCCGACCAATTCACCATCGAAAGGTGCTGCAAGCATCTCCTCAGCAGCTACCAACGCCTGGCTGCCGTGACCACCGGCAAGCGCGAGAAGTGCGTCCACTGCCGATGA
- a CDS encoding histidine phosphatase family protein — MTDFLLVRHGETEWHAENRYAGRSDVALTDRGRRQGDALGTWAAGQELDAVMCSPLSRARLTARPTAAALGLPLHVDERLTEVDFGRGEGLTRTEMAEAFPDELAAFLDDPVAHHLPGGEDPAAAAARAVACLTETARDLPGGRVLVVAHSTLLRLALCALLGIPLSRYRAVFPALENGALTELRLREGQASLLRLNAPVTAGAPTLA, encoded by the coding sequence GTGACCGACTTCCTCCTCGTACGCCACGGCGAGACCGAATGGCACGCCGAGAACCGCTACGCGGGCCGCAGCGACGTGGCCCTCACCGACCGCGGACGCCGGCAGGGCGACGCCCTCGGCACCTGGGCGGCCGGGCAGGAGCTGGACGCCGTGATGTGCTCGCCGCTGTCCCGGGCCCGGCTCACCGCCCGGCCGACCGCGGCCGCACTGGGGCTGCCCCTGCACGTCGACGAGCGGCTGACCGAGGTCGACTTCGGCCGGGGCGAGGGCCTGACACGTACAGAAATGGCCGAGGCGTTCCCCGACGAACTGGCCGCCTTCCTCGACGACCCGGTGGCCCATCACCTGCCCGGCGGCGAGGACCCCGCCGCAGCGGCCGCCCGAGCCGTGGCCTGCCTGACGGAGACCGCGCGCGACCTCCCCGGCGGCCGCGTCCTCGTCGTGGCCCACTCCACCCTGCTGCGCCTCGCCCTGTGCGCGCTGCTCGGCATCCCCCTCTCCCGCTACCGCGCCGTCTTCCCGGCCCTGGAGAACGGGGCCCTGACCGAGCTGCGGCTGCGCGAGGGGCAGGCGTCCCTGCTGCGCCTCAACGCGCCGGTCACCGCCGGCGCCCCCACCCTCGCCTGA
- a CDS encoding maleylpyruvate isomerase family mycothiol-dependent enzyme: MNAQPHDMPSHSGLGAPIDARSLFAPEQAALMTTLRSLAPADWGKEAVPGWTVQDVAAHVLGDFYGRLARDRDGHQGGPGFAPGETLEAFIHRINQEWVDAHRRVSPAALTDTLDLIGGQVARFFEATDPGSPSLGVSWAGVDPAPMWLDSARDLTEYWTHRQQIRHAVGQDTDPDPRFLSLVLDTFMRALPHTLREVTAPVGTQIQVRIAGRAGGSWTVTATGDHWSLAEPDAERPAALVGLEAETAWRLCTRGIQPDSALARARIDGDRELAEAACQIVSIVY, encoded by the coding sequence ATGAACGCCCAGCCCCATGACATGCCCAGCCATTCCGGGCTCGGCGCCCCGATCGATGCCCGCTCCTTGTTCGCCCCGGAGCAGGCCGCGCTGATGACCACGCTGAGAAGCCTGGCACCCGCCGACTGGGGCAAGGAGGCGGTGCCGGGCTGGACCGTCCAGGATGTTGCCGCGCACGTCCTGGGCGACTTCTACGGGCGTCTCGCCCGGGACCGCGACGGCCACCAGGGCGGCCCCGGCTTCGCGCCGGGTGAAACGCTGGAGGCGTTCATCCACCGCATCAACCAGGAGTGGGTCGACGCCCACCGCCGGGTGAGCCCGGCCGCGCTCACCGACACACTCGACCTGATCGGCGGGCAGGTCGCCCGGTTCTTCGAGGCCACCGACCCCGGCTCACCCTCACTGGGGGTGTCCTGGGCCGGGGTCGATCCGGCGCCGATGTGGCTGGACAGCGCCCGCGACCTCACCGAGTACTGGACCCACCGCCAGCAGATCCGCCACGCCGTCGGCCAGGACACCGACCCCGATCCGCGCTTCCTGTCCCTGGTCCTGGACACCTTCATGCGGGCCCTGCCCCACACCCTGCGCGAGGTCACCGCGCCGGTCGGCACGCAGATCCAGGTACGGATCGCCGGCCGGGCCGGCGGCAGCTGGACGGTGACGGCCACCGGGGATCACTGGTCGCTCGCCGAACCGGACGCCGAACGTCCCGCCGCGCTCGTCGGCCTGGAAGCGGAGACCGCCTGGCGCCTGTGCACCCGCGGCATCCAGCCGGACAGCGCCCTGGCCCGCGCCCGCATCGACGGCGACCGCGAACTGGCCGAAGCGGCCTGCCAGATCGTGTCGATCGTCTACTGA
- a CDS encoding asparagine synthase-related protein: MAGDVWFVVLPDGDSGSAAARLLSPWATEAVAHHSGRPWVLGSWPDGHVTVGAAGARRLAVIGRCPVTAGELSARAGRVRDLADVERAARDLTGSFHLLASVDGRVRARGSASGVRRLFHARVGGAVVAADRADRLAAAAASATGAGPGVDEGILALHLLASPLPYPLDERCVWRGVQGLRLRDCLLIEADGRARPRRWWTPPEAELTLAQGVPAVREALTTAVRACTAGGGTVSSDLSGGMDSTSLCFLTAHEQDRSRPEKARLVTLRWRSLDPDNDDDAWAAHATAMLPGVGHVTPSPHEWPLWYSGLTDMTGSTVPTDEPGPWVRDSARITTAARLMTARGSRLHMTGGGGDELFSALPPHLHDYVRSHPLAAFARLRAHRDSQHWPLWPLLRRLADRRTFAQWVAAWADSLTEPEPPPTTPSHRAPSTAWGVDLRMPSWATPDAVRAVQSLLHEAAGTAEALAPRRGQHTALACVRNGGRGVRQLDHVFSREGLAYAAPYLDDQVLDAALAIRVSERSAPGRYKPVLAAAMDGIVPGSVLRRRTKGEYSVDFHHSLRHNRAALVELFDDSHLARAGLIDAAAVRTSLLGVHPTPDALRSLGPSLGSEIWLRTRAGNVRPPSPATTLGAP; this comes from the coding sequence ATGGCTGGTGACGTGTGGTTCGTGGTCCTTCCGGACGGTGATTCGGGCTCGGCCGCCGCGCGGCTGCTGAGTCCCTGGGCGACCGAGGCCGTCGCTCACCACTCCGGCCGGCCGTGGGTGCTGGGCAGCTGGCCGGACGGCCATGTGACGGTGGGCGCGGCCGGGGCGCGGCGGCTGGCGGTGATCGGGCGCTGCCCGGTCACCGCCGGTGAGCTGTCCGCGCGGGCCGGCCGGGTCCGTGATCTCGCGGACGTGGAGCGGGCGGCCCGAGATCTGACGGGCAGCTTTCATCTTCTGGCCTCGGTGGACGGCCGGGTCCGGGCCCGGGGCAGCGCGTCCGGGGTGCGGCGGCTCTTCCACGCACGCGTGGGCGGGGCGGTGGTGGCCGCCGACAGAGCTGACAGACTCGCCGCGGCGGCCGCGTCCGCCACGGGGGCCGGGCCCGGCGTGGACGAGGGGATCCTGGCTCTGCACCTGCTGGCCTCGCCTCTTCCGTATCCCTTGGACGAGCGGTGCGTGTGGCGGGGTGTGCAGGGCCTGCGCCTCCGTGACTGCCTGCTGATCGAGGCGGACGGCCGGGCGCGTCCGCGGCGGTGGTGGACGCCTCCGGAGGCGGAACTCACCCTGGCGCAAGGGGTGCCCGCGGTGCGCGAGGCGCTGACCACCGCGGTGCGTGCTTGCACGGCCGGCGGCGGCACGGTGAGCTCGGACCTCTCAGGAGGCATGGATTCCACCAGCCTGTGCTTTCTGACCGCCCACGAACAGGACCGGAGTCGGCCGGAGAAGGCCCGGCTGGTGACCCTGCGCTGGCGGAGCCTCGACCCCGACAACGACGACGACGCCTGGGCGGCACACGCAACCGCCATGCTCCCCGGCGTCGGGCATGTGACACCGTCCCCCCATGAATGGCCCCTGTGGTACAGCGGTTTGACGGATATGACCGGCAGCACGGTCCCTACCGACGAACCGGGTCCCTGGGTACGCGACAGCGCCAGAATCACGACGGCCGCCCGCCTGATGACCGCCCGCGGGTCACGCCTGCACATGACGGGCGGAGGCGGCGACGAATTGTTCTCCGCGCTTCCCCCGCACCTGCACGACTACGTCCGAAGCCATCCGCTGGCGGCGTTCGCCCGCCTCCGCGCACACCGCGACTCCCAGCACTGGCCCTTGTGGCCGCTGCTGCGCCGGCTGGCCGACCGCCGGACCTTCGCCCAGTGGGTGGCGGCCTGGGCGGACAGCCTCACCGAGCCGGAGCCGCCGCCCACCACGCCGAGCCACCGCGCCCCCTCGACGGCGTGGGGCGTGGACCTGCGCATGCCCTCGTGGGCAACTCCTGACGCGGTGCGCGCCGTGCAGAGCCTGCTCCACGAGGCCGCCGGGACCGCCGAGGCCCTCGCACCCCGGCGGGGACAGCACACGGCGCTCGCCTGCGTACGGAACGGTGGGCGCGGCGTCCGCCAGCTGGACCACGTCTTCTCCCGCGAGGGACTGGCGTACGCCGCGCCCTACCTCGACGACCAGGTGCTCGACGCGGCGCTCGCCATCCGTGTGTCCGAGCGCAGCGCACCCGGCCGGTACAAACCGGTACTCGCCGCCGCGATGGACGGAATCGTCCCCGGCTCCGTCCTGCGCCGGCGCACCAAAGGCGAGTACAGCGTCGACTTCCACCACAGCCTGCGCCACAACCGGGCCGCGCTGGTGGAGCTGTTCGACGACTCGCACCTCGCCCGCGCCGGCCTGATCGACGCGGCGGCCGTCCGCACCAGCCTGCTCGGGGTCCACCCCACACCGGACGCACTGCGTTCCCTC